A stretch of Henckelia pumila isolate YLH828 chromosome 4, ASM3356847v2, whole genome shotgun sequence DNA encodes these proteins:
- the LOC140860532 gene encoding secreted RxLR effector protein 161-like, which produces MSMMGELTFFLGFQVRQMEKGIFINQVKYTKELLKKFGMENCSAASNPMSASIKLDKDEAGPSVDQTLFRGLIGSLLYLTASRPDIMFSVGLCARFQSDPKQSHYITAKRILKYLKETQNVGLWYPKDSSFNLIGYSDAYYAGCRIDRKSTSGTCQFLGDRLISWFSKKQTSIATSTAESEYLAAGSCCAQLLWIQQQLRDYGVDSSESPIFCDNTSAIAITYNPVLHSRTKHIDIRHHFIRDHVQKKDVRL; this is translated from the coding sequence atgagtatgatgggagaaCTAACATTCTTTCTGGGATTTCAAGTCAGACAGATGGAAAAGGGAATATTCATTAACCAGGTCAAATACACAAAAGAACTTCTGAAGAAATTTGGAATGGAGAATTGCTCTGCTGCCAGTAACCCAATGAGTGCTTCAATCAAACTGGACAAAGATGAAGCTGGGCCTTCAGTAGATCAAACTCTATTCAGAGGACTTATAGGATCTTTACTTTATCTGACAGCAAGCAGACCAGATATAATGTTCTCAGTCGGTctatgtgcaagatttcaatctgATCCGAAGCAATCTCACTATATTACCGCAAAGAGAATCCTAAAATATCTTAAGGAAACTCAGAATGTTGGATTATGGTATCCAAAAGATTCTAGTTTTAATCTAATTGGTTACTCAGATGCATATTATGCAGGTTGCAGAATTGATCGTAAGAGCACAAGTGGGACTTGTCAATTTCTTGGTGACAGGCTTATTTCTTGGTTCAGTAAGAAACAAACATCTATTGCTACATCTACAGCAGAATCAGAATACTTAGCCGCTGGAAGTTGTTGTGCACAAttgctctggattcaacagcaactCAGAGATTACGGTGTTGATTCATCCGAATCACCAATCTTCTGTGATAATACAAGTGCAATTGCTATCACATACAATCCGGTTCTACATTCCagaacaaagcacattgatataCGTCACCATTTCATCCGAGATCATGTTCAAAAGAAAGATGTTCGTCTGTAA